A genomic stretch from Heliangelus exortis chromosome 16, bHelExo1.hap1, whole genome shotgun sequence includes:
- the PPP1R3D gene encoding protein phosphatase 1 regulatory subunit 3D: MLRAEEAPGRRHQQTPEVHTSSSMAPQSSTPAKGGAQPNKPQNSTFSGCDPALRPIIRRRARSLPTSPERRKQAAAQCQVPGCQGRMNRVRFADALGLELTEVKVFQTGEDPSVPLHVLSRLSINSALWYSSWDLEFNIQCLVPDFQQPVDCKDFSSRLQEQQVCLERVTSSDLGLNGTIQVCNVAFEKQVSVRYTFNQWKSLHEVCAHWQSSIPEKKGQGQVDVFTFFLPVPPFLLQLSSVVQFAARYQVNGREYWDNNRGQNYSLTCRSHPLKIPRECEESWIHFI; encoded by the coding sequence ATGCTACGGGCTGAAGAAGCACCAGGACGAAGGCATCAGCAGACTCCAGAAGTCCATACAAGTAGCAGCATGGCTCCTCAGAGCAGTACCCCAGCCAAGGGGGGGGCTCAGCCAAATAAGCCCCAGAACAGCACTTTCTCTGGCTGTGACCCGGCGCTGCGGCCTATCATACGCCGCCGAGCAAGATCTTTGCCTACGTCTCCCGAAAGAAGGAAGCAAGCAGCAGCGCAGTGTCAAGTTCCTGGATGCCAGGGTCGTATGAACCGGGTGAGATTTGCTGATGCATTGGGTTTAGAGCTCACTGAAGTGAAAGTCTTCCAGACTGGGGAGGATCCATCAGTCCCCTTGCATGTGCTTTCCAGGCTCTCCATAAACTCAGCCCTCTGGTACAGCAGCTGGGACTTGGAGTTTAACATCCAGTGCTTGGTTCCTGACTTCCAGCAGCCTGTAGACTGTAAAGATTTCTCCTCCCgactccaggagcagcaggtgtGTCTGGAACGAGTGACCAGCTCAGATTTAGGGCTCAATGGTACCATCCAGGTTTGCAATGTTGCTTTTGAGAAGCAGGTATCTGTGCGATACACCTTCAACCAGTGGAAAAGCCTCCATGAAGTGTGTGCTCATTGGCAGAGTAGCATCCCTGAGAAAAAAGGGCAGGGTCAGGTTGatgttttcactttctttctccctgtgcctcctttcctccttcagttGTCCTCTGTAGTCCAGTTTGCAGCAAGGTATCAAGTCAATGGCCGGGAGTACTGGGATAACAACAGAGGTCAAAACTACAGTCTTACCTGCCGGAGTCACCCCCTTAAGATACCTAGAGAATGTGAGGAGAGCTGGATCCACTTCATCTGA